Proteins found in one Anopheles aquasalis chromosome 3, idAnoAquaMG_Q_19, whole genome shotgun sequence genomic segment:
- the LOC126575159 gene encoding uncharacterized protein LOC126575159, which yields MDRRFVLGATEPVERGEMSFKCPLCDMPIETQEKLHQHIKVTHSHYYYDTYLFPPEMLFPGASVSTTANVEGVISNEPLSTPEVTIEQAEEECCACCAYEESGSAGDCGFCDCEDDGQGECDDCLVM from the exons ATGGATAGGCGGTTTGTGTTGGGCGCGACGGAACCCGTGGAGCGCGGCGAGATGAGCTTCAAGTGTCCACTCTGTGATATGCCGATCGAGACGCAGGAGAAGCTGCACCAGCACATCAAGGTTACCCACAGCCATTACTACTATGATACGTATCTGTTTCCGCCGGAAATGCTGTTCCCGGGCGCCTCTGTTAGCACGACCGCAAACGTGGAGGGTGTGATAAGTAACGAACCG CTCTCCACACCGGAAGTGACAATCGAGCAAGCGGAGGAAGAATGCTGTGCCTGCTGCGCGTACGAGGAATCCGGATCGGCGGGCGATTGTGGGTTTTGCGATTGCGAGGACGATGGCCAGGGCGAGTGTGACGATTGTCTGGTGATGTGA
- the LOC126576191 gene encoding uncharacterized protein LOC126576191, translating to MNGNVEENFKCPLCEAYFLTQDLLGKHVKDVHTTYYYDTYLAVPLVLNDLSTIGTTTTVITTAPVPGGTEAGLEMDEDGCCCGMCPCLDGCCGDGDGCCFGLCCCDCGDCSCGLCDCDCSCSIM from the exons ATGAATGGCAATGTGGAAGAGAATTTCAAGTGTCCGCTCTGTGAGGCGTACTTTCTAACGCAAGATTTGCTTGGGAAGCATGTAAAAGATGTACACACGACTTATTATTACGATACATACCTAGCGGTGCCGCTCGTTTTGAATGATCTGAGCACGATCggtacaaccaccaccgttatTACGACCGCGCCTGTGCCG GGAGGAACCGAGGCGGGGCTAGAGATGGATGAAGATGGATGTTGCTGCGGCATGTGTCCCTGCTTGGATGGTTGCTGTGGTGATGGAGATGGTTGTTgctttggtttgtgttgctgtgACTGTGGCGATTGCAGCTGCGGGCTGTGTGATTGCGATTGCTCGTGTTCTATCATGTGA